Proteins from one Mycobacterium sp. HUMS_12744610 genomic window:
- a CDS encoding HAD-IA family hydrolase: MVTAQLVIFDLDGTLTDSAEGILASFRHALERVGATVPDGDLIARLVGPPMHLTLRTLGLGEDTEEAIAAYYNDYTARGWAMNRLFDGIEPLLADLRAAGVRMAVATSKAEPTARRVLAHFGLDGYFEVIAGAGTDGSRSTKADVLAHALSQLAPLPERVLMVGDRSHDVVGAAEHGIDTVVVGWGYGQADFPDGLGEGATHAATVADLRRVLGV, from the coding sequence ATGGTGACGGCGCAGCTGGTGATCTTCGACCTCGACGGCACGCTGACCGACTCCGCGGAGGGGATCCTGGCCAGCTTCCGCCACGCCCTGGAACGGGTCGGCGCGACGGTGCCCGACGGTGACCTGATCGCCCGGCTCGTGGGCCCGCCGATGCACCTCACGCTGCGCACGCTGGGCCTCGGCGAGGACACCGAGGAGGCGATCGCGGCCTATTACAACGACTACACCGCGCGGGGCTGGGCGATGAACAGGCTGTTCGACGGCATCGAGCCGCTGCTGGCCGACCTGCGCGCCGCCGGCGTCCGGATGGCCGTGGCCACCTCCAAGGCCGAGCCGACGGCCCGGCGCGTCCTCGCCCATTTCGGGCTCGACGGGTACTTCGAGGTGATCGCCGGAGCCGGCACCGACGGCTCGCGCAGCACCAAGGCCGACGTGCTGGCCCACGCGCTGTCACAGCTCGCGCCGCTGCCCGAGCGGGTGCTCATGGTGGGTGACCGCAGCCACGACGTCGTCGGGGCGGCCGAACACGGCATCGACACCGTGGTGGTCGGCTGGGGCTACGGGCAGGCCGATTTCCCCGACGGGCTCGGCGAGGGCGCCACGCACGCCGCCACGGTCGCCGATTTGCGGAGGGTGCTCGGTGTCTGA
- the cobC gene encoding Rv2231c family pyridoxal phosphate-dependent protein CobC: MAGPRRPTSVSRMASLQPSPPAAARYHGDQAVAPGMLDFAVNVRDPRPPEWLMRRLAERLGDLARYPGADDVRLAQEAAARRHGRAPDEVLPLAGAAEGFALLSNLRPARAVVVAPSFTEPAAALTAAGVPVHHLVLEPPFGLDGMRPPEDADLVVVGNPTNPTSVLHTREQLLAWRRPGRVLVVDEAFADAVPGEPESLAGESLPDVLVLRSLTKTWALAGLRVGYALGAPGLLARLTAQRAHWPVGTLQLTAIAACCDPAAVADAAAAAVRLQACRADMAAGLAAAGAEVFAGRGPFVLFRHPDALRVREALRDKGIAIRRCDTFVGLDDRYLRAAVRREWPRLVRVISEATTNGDPR; the protein is encoded by the coding sequence GTGGCCGGCCCCCGACGGCCCACTAGTGTTTCACGGATGGCGAGTCTGCAGCCGAGCCCGCCTGCGGCGGCGCGCTACCACGGTGACCAGGCCGTTGCTCCCGGGATGCTCGATTTCGCCGTCAACGTCCGCGACCCGCGGCCGCCGGAGTGGCTGATGCGGCGGCTGGCCGAGCGGCTGGGTGACCTGGCGCGGTATCCCGGCGCCGACGACGTGCGCCTCGCGCAGGAGGCCGCGGCCCGCCGGCACGGCCGCGCCCCCGACGAGGTGCTGCCGCTGGCCGGCGCGGCGGAGGGCTTCGCGCTGTTGAGCAACCTGCGCCCGGCGCGGGCGGTGGTCGTCGCGCCCTCGTTCACCGAGCCGGCCGCGGCGTTGACCGCGGCCGGGGTGCCGGTGCACCACCTCGTGCTCGAGCCGCCGTTCGGCCTGGACGGCATGCGGCCACCGGAGGACGCCGACCTGGTCGTGGTGGGCAACCCGACCAACCCGACCTCGGTGCTGCACACCCGCGAGCAGCTGCTGGCCTGGCGCCGGCCCGGGCGGGTCCTGGTGGTCGACGAGGCGTTCGCCGACGCGGTGCCCGGCGAGCCGGAGTCGCTGGCCGGCGAATCGCTGCCCGACGTGCTGGTGCTGCGCAGCCTGACCAAGACGTGGGCGCTGGCCGGATTGCGGGTGGGCTACGCGCTCGGCGCGCCGGGGCTGTTGGCGCGGCTGACCGCGCAGCGGGCACACTGGCCGGTGGGAACTTTGCAGCTGACGGCCATCGCGGCCTGCTGCGACCCGGCGGCGGTTGCCGACGCCGCGGCCGCGGCGGTCCGGCTGCAGGCCTGCCGCGCCGACATGGCGGCGGGGCTGGCGGCGGCGGGTGCCGAGGTGTTCGCTGGCCGCGGGCCATTCGTGCTGTTTCGCCACCCGGACGCCCTTCGGGTGCGAGAGGCTCTGAGAGACAAGGGGATTGCCATCCGCCGCTGTGACACATTCGTCGGCTTGGACGACCGTTACCTCCGTGCGGCGGTGCGCCGCGAGTGGCCGCGGCTGGTTCGGGTCATCTCAGAGGCGACGACGAACGGGGACCCGAGGTGA
- a CDS encoding Nif3-like dinuclear metal center hexameric protein translates to MSARLADVIDVLDEAYPPRLAQSWDSVGLVCGDPDDALESVTVAVDATPAVVDEVSAGGLLLAHHPLLLRGVDTVAASTPKGALVHRLIRTGRSLFTAHTNADSASPGVSDALADALGLTVESVLEPVADRADLDKWVIYVPRENAEAVQAAVFGAGAGRIGDYSHCSWSVGGIGQFLPHEGASPAIGSVGAVERVAEDRVEVIAPARLRAGVWAAMRAAHPYEEPAFDIFALQPLPGNTGLGRVCALPQPESLRRFVSRVGDALPQTSWGVRAAGDPDLAVSRVAVCGGAGDSLLAAAAGAGVQAYVTADLRHHPADEHRRASGVALIDVAHWASEFPWCEQAAGLLRSRFGAALQVRVCGIRTDPWNLGHLGDKAGRDQP, encoded by the coding sequence GTGAGCGCGCGACTGGCCGACGTCATCGACGTGCTGGACGAGGCCTATCCGCCGCGGCTGGCCCAGTCGTGGGATTCGGTGGGGCTGGTCTGCGGCGACCCCGACGACGCACTGGAGTCGGTGACCGTCGCGGTGGACGCCACGCCCGCCGTCGTCGACGAAGTGTCCGCGGGCGGCCTGCTGCTGGCCCACCACCCGCTGCTGCTGCGCGGGGTCGACACAGTGGCGGCCAGCACGCCGAAAGGTGCGCTGGTGCACCGGCTGATCCGCACCGGGCGTTCGCTGTTCACCGCCCACACCAACGCCGACTCGGCCTCGCCGGGGGTGTCCGACGCGCTGGCCGACGCCCTGGGCCTGACCGTCGAATCGGTGCTCGAGCCGGTGGCCGACCGCGCCGATCTGGACAAGTGGGTCATCTACGTGCCGCGCGAGAACGCCGAGGCGGTGCAGGCGGCCGTGTTCGGGGCCGGCGCGGGTCGCATCGGCGACTATTCGCACTGCAGCTGGAGCGTCGGCGGCATCGGGCAGTTCCTGCCGCACGAGGGCGCCTCGCCCGCGATCGGCAGCGTCGGCGCGGTCGAGCGGGTCGCCGAGGACCGGGTCGAGGTCATCGCGCCCGCGCGACTGCGGGCCGGTGTGTGGGCGGCGATGCGTGCCGCCCACCCGTACGAGGAGCCGGCGTTCGACATCTTCGCCCTGCAGCCGTTGCCGGGCAACACCGGGCTGGGCCGGGTGTGCGCGCTACCGCAGCCGGAATCGCTGCGGCGCTTCGTTTCTCGCGTCGGTGACGCGCTGCCGCAGACCTCCTGGGGCGTGCGTGCCGCGGGTGACCCCGACCTGGCCGTGTCGCGGGTGGCCGTCTGCGGCGGTGCCGGGGACTCGTTGCTTGCCGCCGCGGCGGGCGCCGGCGTGCAGGCCTACGTCACGGCCGACCTGCGGCACCATCCGGCCGACGAGCACCGCCGGGCCTCGGGTGTGGCCCTGATCGACGTGGCGCACTGGGCCAGTGAGTTCCCCTGGTGCGAGCAGGCCGCGGGCCTGTTGCGCTCCCGGTTCGGGGCCGCGCTGCAGGTGCGGGTGTGCGGCATTCGCACCGACCCCTGGAACCTGGGGCATCTTGGCGACAAGGCCGGAAGGGATCAGCCATGA
- a CDS encoding zinc ribbon domain-containing protein: MKAEVGQQLSLLELSKLDAELSRLAHRSTHLPQQQECERMQAERDAARDRAAAVTIALQDVDAQVARLEAEVDSVRQRENRDRSLLASGATDAKQLSDLQHELETLERRQASLEDSLLEVMERREELQAQLDAETTTADALQAELAGAEQALDAVRAEIDAARRVNASRRDELTAALDPALSALYERQRAGGGPGAGPLLGRRCGACRLEIDRGEMARISAAPEDELVRCPECGAILLRVKGIEQ, translated from the coding sequence ATGAAAGCCGAAGTGGGACAGCAACTGTCGCTGCTCGAATTGTCGAAGCTGGACGCCGAGCTGTCCCGGCTCGCCCACCGGTCCACCCACCTGCCGCAGCAGCAGGAATGCGAGCGGATGCAGGCCGAACGGGACGCCGCACGGGACCGCGCCGCCGCGGTCACGATTGCGCTGCAGGACGTGGACGCGCAGGTGGCCCGGCTCGAAGCGGAGGTCGACTCGGTGCGGCAGCGGGAGAACCGGGACCGCTCGCTGCTGGCCTCGGGTGCCACGGACGCCAAGCAGCTGTCGGATCTGCAGCACGAGCTCGAGACCCTGGAACGCCGGCAGGCGAGCCTGGAGGATTCGCTGCTGGAGGTGATGGAGCGCCGCGAGGAGTTGCAGGCGCAGCTGGACGCCGAGACGACGACGGCGGATGCGTTGCAGGCCGAGCTGGCCGGCGCCGAGCAGGCCCTCGACGCCGTGCGCGCCGAGATCGACGCGGCCCGCCGGGTTAATGCGTCGCGCCGCGACGAGCTGACCGCGGCGCTGGACCCCGCCCTGTCCGCGCTCTACGAGCGGCAGCGCGCGGGGGGCGGGCCGGGTGCGGGGCCGCTGCTCGGACGGCGCTGCGGTGCATGCCGTCTCGAGATTGACCGCGGCGAGATGGCACGCATCTCGGCCGCCCCCGAGGACGAGCTGGTGCGCTGCCCGGAGTGCGGGGCGATCCTGCTGCGGGTCAAGGGAATCGAGCAGTGA
- a CDS encoding bifunctional RNase H/acid phosphatase: protein MKVVIEADGGSRGNPGPAGYGAVVLSEDRSAVLAEAKRAIGRATNNVAEYRGLIAGLADALELGATEATVFLDSKLLVEQMSGRWKVKHPDLKELHAEARALASRFDRIRYTWVPRKRNAHADRLANEAMDGASDPPAAEPAKTAEPAKTAEPAARAPSAPRWTGVRGTPTRFLLLRHGQTELSVQRRYSGRGNPRLTEVGRRQAGAAARYLAQRGGIAAVFSSPLQRAYDTAATAAKALGLDVTVDDDLVETDFGAWEGLTFSEAAQHDSELHRRWLQDTGTSPPGGESFEAVLDRVARARGRIVAAHEGDTVLVVSHVTPIKMLLRLALDAGPGILYRLHLDLASLSIAEFYSDGGSSVRLVNQTAYL, encoded by the coding sequence GTGAAGGTCGTCATCGAGGCCGACGGCGGGTCGCGTGGCAACCCCGGGCCGGCCGGATACGGCGCGGTGGTGCTCAGCGAGGACCGTTCCGCCGTGCTGGCCGAGGCCAAACGGGCGATCGGCCGCGCGACCAACAACGTCGCCGAATACCGGGGCCTGATCGCAGGTTTGGCGGATGCCCTGGAACTGGGCGCCACCGAGGCCACCGTCTTCCTGGACTCCAAGCTGCTCGTGGAGCAGATGTCGGGCCGGTGGAAGGTCAAGCACCCGGACCTCAAGGAACTGCACGCCGAGGCCCGCGCGCTGGCGTCGAGGTTCGACCGCATCCGGTACACCTGGGTGCCGCGGAAGCGCAACGCGCACGCCGACCGATTGGCCAACGAGGCGATGGACGGTGCGTCCGACCCGCCGGCCGCCGAGCCCGCGAAAACCGCCGAGCCGGCGAAAACCGCCGAGCCGGCGGCCCGGGCCCCGAGCGCACCGCGATGGACCGGCGTGCGCGGCACGCCGACCAGGTTCCTGCTACTGCGGCACGGCCAGACTGAGCTGTCGGTGCAGCGCCGGTATTCGGGGCGCGGCAATCCGCGCCTGACCGAGGTGGGCCGGCGCCAGGCCGGGGCCGCCGCGCGATACCTGGCGCAACGCGGCGGGATCGCGGCGGTGTTCTCCTCGCCGCTGCAGCGGGCGTACGACACCGCCGCGACGGCGGCCAAGGCACTGGGCCTGGACGTGACCGTCGACGACGACCTCGTCGAAACCGACTTCGGGGCCTGGGAGGGGCTGACGTTTTCCGAAGCGGCGCAGCATGATTCGGAGCTGCACCGGCGCTGGCTGCAGGACACCGGCACCAGCCCGCCGGGCGGGGAGAGTTTCGAGGCCGTGCTGGACCGGGTGGCGCGGGCGCGCGGGCGGATCGTCGCCGCGCATGAAGGGGACACCGTGCTGGTGGTCTCGCACGTGACCCCGATAAAGATGCTGCTGCGGCTGGCACTGGACGCGGGGCCCGGGATCCTGTACCGGCTGCACCTCGACCTGGCGTCGCTGAGCATCGCCGAATTCTATTCCGACGGCGGGTCTTCGGTGCGTCTGGTGAACCAGACCGCCTACCTGTGA
- a CDS encoding pyridoxamine 5'-phosphate oxidase family protein gives MTQRELEELSSDECFRLLGAASFGRLVYQDDLGPLAVPINYGLAGHGIVFRIEGGAKRAAMQQPMLAFEVDHVDDDGKSGLSVLVRGAGAEVDPDRVPALLRTMDGHFPRPWAEGIHNMWLQIVRHTVTGRRLGA, from the coding sequence ATGACGCAACGTGAGCTCGAAGAACTCTCCTCCGACGAATGTTTCCGCCTGCTCGGTGCCGCTAGCTTCGGGCGACTCGTCTATCAGGACGACCTCGGACCGCTCGCGGTGCCCATCAACTACGGCCTGGCCGGGCACGGCATCGTTTTCCGCATCGAGGGGGGCGCGAAACGAGCCGCGATGCAGCAACCGATGCTCGCCTTCGAGGTCGACCACGTCGACGACGACGGGAAGTCCGGATTGAGCGTCCTGGTGCGGGGCGCCGGGGCCGAGGTCGACCCGGACCGGGTTCCCGCCCTGCTGCGAACGATGGACGGCCACTTTCCGAGACCTTGGGCCGAAGGCATCCACAACATGTGGCTTCAGATCGTGCGGCACACCGTCACTGGGCGCCGGCTCGGCGCGTAA
- a CDS encoding antitoxin, with translation MSTQTRDRLAAQAREPGISISALPTELASQAERQAIFRAERETTRAEATADAVREEARDWEGTVGRDLD, from the coding sequence ATGAGCACCCAGACTCGCGACCGCCTGGCCGCCCAAGCCCGCGAACCAGGGATCTCGATTTCCGCTCTGCCCACCGAGCTGGCCTCCCAGGCCGAGCGGCAGGCGATCTTCCGCGCCGAACGCGAGACCACCCGCGCCGAAGCGACCGCCGACGCCGTCCGCGAGGAGGCCCGCGACTGGGAGGGCACGGTAGGCAGAGACCTTGACTGA
- a CDS encoding ferredoxin, producing the protein MLSAMIAADVEGHPPPAVFDADEVGHCAVLAEEVSGDLEAQAADAARNCPEGAITLTG; encoded by the coding sequence GTGCTGTCCGCGATGATCGCGGCCGACGTGGAGGGCCATCCCCCGCCCGCGGTGTTCGACGCCGATGAAGTGGGCCACTGCGCGGTGCTGGCCGAGGAGGTCTCGGGCGACCTCGAGGCGCAGGCCGCCGACGCCGCGCGCAACTGCCCCGAAGGCGCGATCACGTTGACCGGCTGA